The Naumovozyma castellii chromosome 2, complete genome sequence TCAAACAATCAATCAAACGGTAACAAGTCCTCAAACCGTAACTTCATTAAACGTCCTGACGTTTCTGTCAGAGACAAGAAGTTGGACACTTTGAACgttcaattgaagaagattgacACTGAAATCTCTGGTATTAGATCTCAAATCGATAAGATTCAAAATTCTGACTCTGTCTTATCTGAACGTAAGAAATTGCAAGACTccaataagaaaattattaaggATCAAgctgaattgaaaaatcgtAGAAATGttatctttgaaaacattAAGGTTTTAGACGCTAATATTAAGAGAAAGACCAATGATATCAACGAAAAGTTGGGGAAGAAGCATAAGTATAATACCACTGCTGAAGCTAAGCAAAGAATTAGTGAAATTGATGACATGATCGGTGGCGGTGATTTATCtattgttgaagaaaagatgtTCATCAAGGAAGttcaatctttgaataaattgatGAAGGATTTGGCCGCTGTGGACCCAATTAAGAAATCTGTCGACGatgataagaagaagattgctgaattgaaggaagaattaaacGGTTTGAGTCCAAAGAATCTATctaatgattttgaaaagaatcAAGAGAGATTAAATAACTTGAACGAAAAATCTCAAGGTGTTTACGATAAGAGACAAGCCTTGTTCTTGAAGAGAACTGCTTTATATGCTAAACGTGATGAAATTTACTCTCAAATCAGACAAATTAGAACTGATTTCGATAATGAATTCAAGGCTTTCAAGAGTAAGATGGAAAAGGAACGTTTGAGAcgtgaagaagatgaaaaattatctAAATTAATTGAGGAAAAGGATTCTAATTTAGGTAAGTTGCAAGAAAAGTTAGCTCATGCCAAACTTCCAGCTTTCACTTTCGAAATTGAAGCCATTGAAAACTCTTTGCTAAACTTGGATCCAACTTATGTTAAGCCAAAGAAGAATGTCCTTGGCGAATTAGAGGCCACTAATAAAGATATAAATACCCCACAACATATTAGAAAAGTGGAACCTGCTGACGACTTAGTCCTTGTTgttgaaaagaaggaagatgatATCTTTGCTAACACTGCGCCATCCAAGTCAAAGAagttcaagaagaagaaccaaAATAAGAATAAGCAAGCCGAAGCTGGTTCATTCTCCAAGATTGATGGTAAGTTCACCTTGGAACCAACTTTAATTGCTACTTTAGCTCAATTAGATGTTAAAGTCCCAATCTCTAAGGATGATGTTGCAATCACTGttgaacaattgaaaaagaagcATGAAGAACTAGAAGCAAAGCAAGATGAACAAactgaaaagaatattgcTGCTGTGGAAAAGGAAATCGAAAAATTGGAACTCAACTATAAGAACAAAGAAGCTGAAGTTAAGAAACAgttgaaagagaagagatTGAAAGAGCAACAAGAGAaggaacaacaagaagCTGCTCAAGCCTAAATCTTGTAATGTCAGTATCATTTTAAGCCCACGAGGGCTTCTTTTTCCCATCACCCAGAAATGCAGTTACGTTAAGTAATTTTTGTTAACATagaatctttaatttatttatacacgaattaatgataaatttgtttaaatcAGAAGATATTCttaatataaaaattttACACTTATAGATTTACTAAACTTACAGAATGAATTGTAAGTTTACATCAATTGGATGCGATGCAGATAATTGTGGCTTTTGTGAATATTTTGCAGCTAATTCTTGTCTCATATTTTGTAACAAGGAAAGGTATGTTTGCTGTGGTTGTGAACCTAAGACTTTAATAAAGGTGTATGACATGGCTCCTGTATTTTGACCTTGTTCAACAGCATCTGCAGAAGTTTGATTATCCTTGGATCCAGAAAGCATAATTATATCTGCAGGAGAGAATTTAATTTGCTTAATCTTTTCACGATCAGTGTTATTCCCATAAGAATTCTTCACAGTGGAAAACATAGATCCTATCGACTGCATTAACGCACCTCTATTACCGGTAGCATATGCCATTGCGGCTTGTAAACCTTCACCACCAACATCCTTCCACATATTCGGTTCCTTTATGACACCTTTTGTGGAGTATGTATATGGCAAGTCCAACACAGTTCCTGAATGACATGAATCAAATAATGCCGTTAGTCTGACACCTTCTCTTAAAGGCTTCACCATAATATCATGCATATCATCGTCAATGAGGGGACCTGCAGACTGGAAATCTACTGGATAAATAACATCATCCATCccatcctcttcatcaccATCTAGATCCTTAACTTGGCCACCATGACCAGAATAATGGAAGAACAATGAATCATTGGGTTGTGCATCCCTCACCAACCATTGCATAGCCCTAATGATATTAGCTCTTGTGGGAACCCTGACCATATCCGTTTGGTCATCAGTCAGGATAACAATATCATCAGTAGAATATCCATATCTAgtggaaagaaaattaaaaatgttaTGAGCATCATTGATACAACCTCTTAATGCATTCTGAGAACCGATATAGTTAATACCGATTAGTAAAGCCTTACGTTTACCTGTACATTGAGAATAACTGAATGAATGCTGAGTAGCATGGTTTTCTAATTGGAATGTTTGACTTTGTTGAGGTGGCAGAGAAATGTTTTGAGGTTGAACATAATTTGTTGGTGCATTGTTGTAGCCttgatattgttgttgttgtaacGGTGCCGTTGCTGCTGGCctagaaaaattattagacTGCTCTTGACGGTAAGCTGGTGGGGGACCCTGCGGTGGCATGTACCCTTGTCCTTGGGTGGGTGGTATGGGAGCAGCTGGTCGTGAGTAACCGTTGGTGGTGGATCCATTGTACTGTGTCCCTTGTGGTGGAGGAGCACCGTTTGGACGGGGATAACTGTTGTTATTTGCGTTATTGTAGGTGTATTGGCCTTGTCCTGGATACATTTTAGCACCTTTTGGAGTCTTTAACTgttgtttctgtttctATCCAATGTCTCATATCTgtcaaataaaatatcaacGGTTCCGCATCGAATCGGAgtcaaatttgaatttaaaggaAACTAACCATCTGGAGGTACAAAAGCACTAAAAGAGAACAAGCCATCAAGATCGTGAACAGATGTTGAAGTACTCTACGACACGAGCTGTAGTTAGCAAACAGCGCTTATCATTATCCCAGATTGGCAGATACATATCTACCTCATCCTCAAGCAAGGAACCAACTCCGACcatcagaagaagaaccaGAACGACACAATTTAAGGATGCCCTAAACGTTGGTCCCACATTCCAAGATTTCCTCACTGGAAATGCCACAAATTTTAAGACGCTTGATCCTCTTGCAGAAGCCGAGTATAAGAAGTTACCATCATGGCTTAAGGTGCCTATTCCAAAGGGCTCCAGTTTCACCAAATTAAAGAGTGAtgtgaaaaaattgaaattaagtACAGTATGTGAGGAAGCAAAGTGTCCAAATATTGGAGAATGTTGGGGTGGTGGTAAGGGAAAGAAACAGGATAAAACTAAAGCAACTGCTACCATTATGCTGCTAGGTGACACATGTACTAGAGGTTGTCGATTCTGTTCTGTGAAAACCGATAGAAACCCAGCTGCGCCAGATCCAATGGAACCAGAGAATACCGCAGAAGCTGTGAAAAGTTGGGGACTTGGATATGTGGTACTTACCACAGTAGATAGAGATGATTTAGTTGATGGTGGTGCTCATCACTTAGCAGAGACTGtcagaaaaattaaagaaagagCACCTAGCATCTATGTGGAAACATTATCTGGTGATTTCAGAGGTGATTTAGAAATGGTCAATGTCATGGCAAGAAGTGGGCTTGATGTTTATTCTCATAACTTAGAAACCGTAGAGGCACTAACGCCTCATGTGAGAGATAGAAGAGCTGGATATAGGCAGTCCTTAAGTGTCTTGAAACAAGCAAAGGAGACAGTACCAACGCTCATAACAAAGAGCTCCATCATGCTTGGATTTGGCGAAACTGACGAACAAGTGTTACaaactttgaaagatttaagAGAAGTTGGGTGTGACATAGTTACCTTTGGTCAGTACATGAGACCAACAAAAAGACACATGAAAGTAGTAGAATATGTACATCCTTCCAAATTTGATTATTGGAAAGAAGTGGCTGAAAAGGAGCTGGGATTCCTGTACTGTGCATCAGGACCCTTAGTAAGGTCTTCTTATAGAGCTggtgaatttttcatcgaAAACGTTTTAAACAAGAGAAAGGCCCATTTAAACCAGAGTACAACTTTACAAAACTAGGATAAATGTTGTATTCctataaatattaaatccTGCACTAACTATTTATTATAGtcattatctttatttattttttgcaAAACccaaaaggaaaaattgCTCATTTTGTCAAAGCTCTTCCATCCTCACTCATAACAAATAATCACTTTGGTCTTGCGTTTGTGATCTTTTGGGTGGAAGAAGCGCTTAATTCTTCCCGTAGACCTCTATcccattttcaatattccaCTTTGTATAACCCATAATTTCCACTTTTTAATTCCCTGGTCAATAGGTTCATTGGAAAATCGATCTAATTACTTTGGTAATCCATTCTGGTGCAATCTGGActaaataaaatttctaAACAATACAAGTAAAAGGTtgattaattaaataaaaatctGGTTATAAAAATCTCGGGAAATGCACAAGTTacattgaatgaaaattcAGAGTCTGTCACATGCATAACTAAACTAGAAACACAACTTCTACTCCTAGTAAAATGATCACACTTGGGACTGACAGCTTTTTTGAATTAGACTGCAATATTAGATctttttgttgtttgtttgtgGAATGGTTCAAATAATGTAATTTATTTTGGGTTTCAATCTCTCTGGTTAGTTGGGCTTCTGCCATAAGTCTGGCTACATACCCACAAAATGATGcaaaaaagaagagaattattaaacaaaagAACAGACTAAAAGTCCAACTCAACTCATCAAGAAGTAAGtctttctttattaaagaaagcACGTAGCAAACAATAAGAAAACCTTGAAGCAGTAAGCAAAACCCTTCGACCAGGGAACCTACTTCAGTCGGGTTCTGGTAAACAGTTGCACAGATTATTTCTCCAACAAAAGAGTAGAAATACAATTGAAATCTAAGTAATGAAGAATGGTCATTGTCAAAAAATTGCCTAATATATCTTGAACAcgatttcttaaataatttgaattttgaaacttcattctcatttgaagataGAGGGTAAGGCGGAGGCGGGGAATTCAAAGTCGTAAAAGAAAGTGAAGATTGGTAAATCGTGCTAGGTTCTGCTGAAAAGGTTTCAAAAAATCTGTTCCCCCAAACAATTAATTCTGTGTTACCTATGTCGGATGATGAACTCTCCAACATTTCTCTGGAAGCTGTATTATTAGTCGACTGTTGAAAAtttgacattttttttcttggtCTTGCAATCAATCACAAAATAAACCCTAAGTGTAAGAGTTTTAGACTGTCTAGTTTCCATAATTATGAGACATTGAAGGATAGTAACAAGtgtaaatattctttgtGAATTGAGGGAGCACTCAAATTCGCGTCGTTGTCCGTTTCGGAGTTTTCATCACTGTCTTCAAGTTAACGACgtagaaaaaaattgtatAAGTTAACTGATCTTTTCTATACCAGGGGTAGAGATAGATATTGGGGAAGGCAAGTAATTTATCCAACCCAATCCTATTAGCTCTacaattgtttcaatacTATCCCGAAAGATTTTACTTTATATGCTTCAAAGAACGTACAGTTCCATAAACCTTAAACTAATACTTTGTCCTCCTCTCTTGTTTTGTAGATCTTTTGTAGATGGGGATAAAAAAAGTTAATGAACGACTCAGGTCGTTTAAGGTTAAAGAGATGTGATACTTCCTATTACTCTacagaaaatatataatgCTATAATtagtttttattttccaacaTATTGAGCAGATTCCTTTTCTCCTCTCGTTCGGCTTCTAACTGTTTGGTTAATTGTTCTACCTCTTGCGTTAATCCCATATGCTGTGTTTCAAGTCTTGAAATCTCTCCTTGATATTTACTTTCGTAACCTTTTTTCAGAAGTTTAACTTTCTGCTCATGTTTGGACGAATATTGAATATAGAGATCTTCTGCCAACAGCTTCAACCTCTTATTGGTTTCGTTTTCTTTACTATCATATTTCTGTTTCCATTCGTCCagttgtttctttaaagatATAATTGTTTGCTCTTTATCTGTGCCTTCGGTTTCAATTGATACTATCTTGTTATCTTTTTCCAGGGTTGCTGTTTTTAACATCTGTTCATTTCGTGAAAGGTCGGACTTCaatgtttcattttctattttcaaTGTATGCACTAAGTCAGAATTATCCTTTAATGCACTCTGTAATGAACTCATACTTTCGTGTAAATCTTCCAACTCCTTTAAATGCTcagtttcaatattatcattCTTTAACTGGAAGCTTTCCAATTCTAAGGATGCCTTGTCATAATCTGATTGTAACGTTTCATATTTTACTTTCCATTCACTGACGaccttttccaatttggagacagatttttccaaatactcattagtttctttaatttcgGCTAAGtcatcattcaattcagtAACTTCTGCAgcttttattttattagcatcatctaattcttcagaTGTCTTTTTTAATGAAGCCATCGAACCATTTTTCGCTTCCAACTCCACTGTGACTGCATTATATTTCTCTCTAATATTTATAAGTTCAGTTTCTGCCTCTATAACTTTTTGTTGATATTCCTCAATCTTAGTTAGGTATTCTTCATTCATGGCGTTAAATTTATTCGtcaattcatctttttctttaaataaactttcaaattgCTCCctatatttttcattctccTTCGTCAAGTCTTGGGtattttgttgttcctTTATTGTTGCTTCCAATGACGATATTAATTCGTTTTTGGTTTGTAACGATTGTTGGATGGTGTCTAACTCTTCATGCATATCATTGTTTTTCTCGGTTAAACTCTGAGATTTGGCCATACTTTCAGCAAGCTCAGATTTCaatgtttccaatttggttgatgtttcattcaattcgATGGCATGACTTTCTTTTTGTTTACTAATTTCTAATTCCAAAGTTTCATAGTTATTTCTCCAtgtatcattttcattggACAGATTATCGTACTTCTcctgaagaattttttgattttgattcaGCATTAAGATTTCatctttggaattttttATCTTAGCTTTCAACTTATCTCTCTTTTCAGTTAAGTCATCACGTTCTTGagtgatttctttgatggTTGACTCACGTTCGTTTAcctcattttcaaaagtgtTCCGTAaattatcatattcttttttaaCAGCCACGTAGTTGACTTTCACTTTCTCAAATTTTATGACAAATTCGTTCAATTTTTTATGTAATTGATAATTATCCTTAATCACATCGTTATTACGCATTTTCAATTCCctaaattcattattttcgATATCAATTGTGAGCTCTaaatcatctttatcaccatcttcttcaccatttgAGTTATTGTCTGGATCATAAAGTGGTGTCAATTTATGTACGCTAGATTCACGGCCTTCTTCGTTCTCTACATCTGTCTCATCATCTCGTTTGCGCTTATGATGACTGGGAGGCGTTCTTTGTATCGGCGAGATAGAAGATTTTATTGGACTTATCTTCATATCAATCATTTCAATTGGAATAGGCGACGTCTCACCTtcatttatattattattattattattattattattattattattatgactattattattatcatttctTGTCAAATTTGGGACAGATTCAGCATCTAAtctcaatttcttctttatatGCTCGCTGTCAttgttttccaatttcataGGTGAAATATCTTCCAACCTAATCGGTGAATGAGCCAATTTCGGTTCCACGAGGTTACCTTGATCGTCAGTATTGGCTTGGAACATTTTGTTAATGTCAAGAGCTTCTAGGCTATTACCAGACTGAAGAGCATTACCCTCTCTGTTATTTCCTCTATTAAAGTCTGGAGACATATCatatcttctttcttcttcttcgttgGACCTTAGATGAATGATGGACACATCTCCTTTATTCGAGGATAATCCATGAGGGTGAATGACAAGCTCGGAGGAATCATTATTGTCCATATTGCTGGGTGTGTCTGGCTCCGGTTGTATAACTTGCTCATAATTTCCAATAGCTTGCCTTACGGGGGTCTGTGGATATTGTTCTTGGTCCATGCTGTCCATATTAGGCTCCTCCTTTGACCTTAGATATGTAATGAATTGGTGTTTGTTTATCTGGCGTCTAATACAATTGTTTACTTACGcgtcaattttttttttcataaAAAAGAATAGTCTTTAGAggatattatatataacGTTATATGGTAATGTTCGTGATAGTATCACTTGGATATCTTATCGATGGAATGCTGTCCCTGTTCCAGAGTCAGATGCCATACTTTGTGAAGCCCCAGGATTCCTGACGCTAAATGGATCACATTACATATGGCGGCGCTTGAAGGCTTAATCCTAGATATGATGATGGAATTGACTATCCCATCCAAAAGCAGTCGCAGCAATTCATATGCTTCAGTCCTTTTGCGTTCATGTAGTGTTATTAATTCTGCTTGCATTACTTGCTCTTTATCAACAGTCGCTCGTTGATCATCGTAGGGAGGAGAATGTATCTCGGTAGAGAAATCTGTAATCgacttcttcaattctaatTCGACCTCTAGTTCAGTAATCTTTCTCCTCGTGCATCGTATTTTCTTAGTAACgttaaatatattcataaGTATGTTGCAATGAAGAGAAAACATTCGCTGACCCCTAACAAATCTGTAAACCTTAGTATTGGACCACACACCAAGTTTATAAAAGAGAATCATTTCATCACACAAAGTAAAACAGGTATCAATCAATTGTCTCCAGGGCACACTCCTCCTCCATAAAGATGAGGTTGTAGTTGTTGTAGCAGTAGTAGTCGACGTATATTCAGAAATTATAAAGCTCATCAATTGCCAAAGATGAAAGGGTCCATTTCCAAATCTCAGGCTATACCTGAAAATAGATAGCTGTGGACCCAACACCCTAATCTGACTCATCAAGTATCTCGATATTATCACTGACCAGCGTTGTATTAGCGTCTTCTCATTGTGGAACTGTCGAAGCAAGGCATGAAACAAATATAATGCATGCAACACGGTCTTGGCAATTTTATCTTTCCCGATCAAGGAGCTATGAAGACGTAGCAATAGCTCCAGCTTGTTATCTTTGGAGATTCTGTCTACAGGAGCGACCGTAGTTCCCTTGACATCCTCATGCTTGTCACTGTTATCAACTATGACAATGGGTACCTGACGACCGCTTTCAGGCACAATAGGTTCATTGTTAAAGATCCGCAGTTCCTCAAGTATATGAGCAGGTAGGGCATCTTTCTCGGTCCCCATGGCTAGTGATAGCTGGATATTTTGACGACTTTTAAATGCCAATGTGGTTGTTAATGTTTATTACGATTACGTAAAGCGAtggaacaacaaaaaaaCCTTTAACAAGAGAACAAGACTACAACAACTTCTACAAGACGCAGAAGCAGGggaagaggaagagaaAAGAGATGAGCAGGGTAGATATGCTGACAAGGAAACTTCTTAGAGATTGGAAACAGCTCATGCGTCAAGAACGAGCTTCTACTTACCATTTGAGACCACAGGACTCCAATTTGCACGTTTGGCATTTGGTTATTACAGACCCGATCACACACAATGAACAGTATATCATGCTTTACATATACGGCAACGAGATGGATCCAGCTATCATAATGAGGTGCTTGACACCCAATATACTGTTTCCTATAAACAGAAACGTCTCTTTATCTCATTGGAATTTTATTCTGAATGAAAACGGGTTTCATGGTCTGATACAAAAGATATGGCGTTCTTTCTTTTACGAGTCAGAGGCACCATCATCATATCTGTCCAATTTTAGACTACTGCGAGCTTGGAACCGTATTATGTATAGGGAATTTAAAAAACTGTTTCCTGAATTAATCGGCTCTTTACAACAAGGTGATTATGAAATGGTAAGGACATTAGCTAAGAAGATTAATGATAACAACCACAATACTAAGACCCAGGATTACAATGcatattcaaatgatataTCAAATGTAGCTAATCAATGCTCTTCAGAGTATTTGGTGGCCTGTGATACCATAATTCCGAATGATGATCGACCTTCCATGAAAAGGACGTCGTCCAATATATCTCAAGAAGGCCTCATCAATGATAATAACGAAATAATAGATGAAGCACGACCACCGCAGAAAAAAAGGACCAAAAACCACAAGTAGATAAATAATTAACAAAATAGAGACACTTCATACATAGCATCTTAGATAAGCATTCATAAATTAAACACCTCCTATcatattaaaatattttaaaatatacAAGTACTAGAAAAGAACGCctatatattattttgaatgaCTTAGAATAGTCTTTATCATCTCATTACCAATTTGATTAGCCTCTGGAAACATGGGTTTGAAAAACTCTTGCACtgtttcaaattgttttttATAAAGgtcaaaattttgaaacgAAACAATAGAACTCCATTCTCTAGCTGACACAACAAATTCTAAATCGTCTCTTCTAAATGAATGATCGTCTATGGCAGCATCAATGGTCTGttccaataaatttggTTGCAAAAATAAGTATTCTGAAACACCTAAAAATATTCTAAACAGAGGAGTTGAACAAATCATATGATCATATGGATTTATGCCTAATTTATACCATGAATCAACAATTGCCAACAGAGACAAATGTGAGTTAGGTAGTGGCAGTGACTTAGTTGTAGGATCATCAGTAGGTTTATTCTTAGATAAGGAATACTTTTCTAGAATTAAATCATCTAATAACAGTAGTCCAGTGTGGTTACCAAACACAAATTCTTTAGCCTTATTCAACCTTTCAATAAGCTCCTCTTTCTTATGATCTAAGAAGAGTGTAAACAGTTCAGTCGCGCTAGTGGCATATTGTAAAATTTGCTGATGTGCATGTGGGTTTGTAATTGCTAAGCCGGCATACACATGCCATTTATTTGAGTAAATtcttaatgaaatattaacTTTCACATTTTCTAATCCACCGTACCATTTATTAATACCAAGAGCCCAAGGATACACTTGTAACTTTGCCCAAGCAGCGCCCATACTCAAGAACGCAGCATGTGTTACAGCCTGTGTGTCCGCAGTAATTCTATCATGCTCCTCAAATGTTAAGTAGACGTGTTTACTCTTTAAGCATGACATGATACTCTCgacaaattgaagatgcAATATATTCCTACATCTATGATTAATAATGACTAAAGGTTGTCCCTCTGTGTTAACTTTTGGTCCATGTAATGAATGGACAGTAATAATATCTGTATCAGGTGgcaaatatttttcaaaagcTGCAATTTCAGGACTCTTACAGCTTGTTTGGCCACCTATAATTGCACCAACTTTGGAGGAAGGACCATATAACGAAATAATCTTATCAAGATTGGCAGCTTCCACACTATAGATAATGTAATCACTAACTCTAGAAACATAATGTCCATTTAGCACTACTTCAAATTTGGCATGGCTGTATTTCTCCTTCAGCTCTGGATAGAACTCTTCTTTATCGCAACAAACCACTTTCCAACCGGCATCAGAAAATTTGTTGGCGTACAGTAGACCCATATCACCGAGACCAATGATCCCTACCACCTTTTCCCTCTTCCATTCTTCGAtcagttgttgttgctcCGACATGATGCAATGCTGTGTGTCCATCTACTCAATGGAATGTTAGTGTGACACATTCATCCATGAATTTAATTGTAAGCACTAAGATATCTTGCACATCGCGTATTGAGAtataattttccaaaactGTCACAGCTAGTAAGTGACATTAAATGcattaattgaatgattATGTATGCTATTTAGAGATATATCCTTACTTCTACTCCACTGATGgttctcttcttcagcaCCGTCTCCTTATCCTCATCTAGAATATCCTCCTCCTCTTGCTCCATTTCTTCCAGCTCATCGATGACATCTACGCTCGTGGTCAATATATCTACCTTCCTACCCTTAGCAGTCTGGAAATGGCACCCAATAGAGAGTGTCTTCTCTATAGCTTTCCCCATCCCAAGTAGCGATATGTGCGTGGACCCACCTGTCTTCTGCAGCCTCTCTAGAAACTTATTAACACGCTTCAACGCACTCACATACGGTGTGTTGGATTTGACATATATG is a genomic window containing:
- the TYR1 gene encoding prephenate dehydrogenase (NADP(+)) (ancestral locus Anc_8.595), with translation MDTQHCIMSEQQQLIEEWKREKVVGIIGLGDMGLLYANKFSDAGWKVVCCDKEEFYPELKEKYSHAKFEVVLNGHYVSRVSDYIIYSVEAANLDKIISLYGPSSKVGAIIGGQTSCKSPEIAAFEKYLPPDTDIITVHSLHGPKVNTEGQPLVIINHRCRNILHLQFVESIMSCLKSKHVYLTFEEHDRITADTQAVTHAAFLSMGAAWAKLQVYPWALGINKWYGGLENVKVNISLRIYSNKWHVYAGLAITNPHAHQQILQYATSATELFTLFLDHKKEELIERLNKAKEFVFGNHTGLLLLDDLILEKYSLSKNKPTDDPTTKSLPLPNSHLSLLAIVDSWYKLGINPYDHMICSTPLFRIFLGVSEYLFLQPNLLEQTIDAAIDDHSFRRDDLEFVVSAREWSSIVSFQNFDLYKKQFETVQEFFKPMFPEANQIGNEMIKTILSHSK
- the POP7 gene encoding ribonuclease P/MRP protein subunit POP7 (ancestral locus Anc_8.593); translated protein: MKHSSTTKLIRKRPTVKTFSHKKIKNTIYVKSNTPYVSALKRVNKFLERLQKTGGSTHISLLGMGKAIEKTLSIGCHFQTAKGRKVDILTTSVDVIDELEEMEQEEEDILDEDKETVLKKRTISGVEVRIYL